CGCTTTTTTCGGTGAAAGCTTGACTCCCCCTATGAATTGGTATAAGGACTTTTTTCTGCCAGCAAATGGCGGAAGCCCGCCATTAATTTACCCAGAAAGGAGGCTCACCAATGGCTTTTGTTCCCACTGTGGACGAAGAAAAGTGCGAAGGCTGCGAAGAGTGCGTGGATGTCTGCCCGGTCGAAGTGTTTGAAATGGTCGACGGCAAGTCCAGCCCGGTCAACGCCGAAGAATGCCTTGG
This portion of the Desulfobacteraceae bacterium genome encodes:
- a CDS encoding 4Fe-4S binding protein; this translates as MAFVPTVDEEKCEGCEECVDVCPVEVFEMVDGKSSPVNAEECLGCESCVEVCEPGAITVEEI